The Malus domestica chromosome 10, GDT2T_hap1 genome contains a region encoding:
- the LOC114827604 gene encoding protein SHORT HYPOCOTYL IN WHITE LIGHT 1 isoform X1, with the protein MPLSATLSSPSLSYFPQAHHQQQLHLPHNLNPYLKPKTLTLQFQCPQASRRSPNYPQGGSADGLADDPRNWGRSINSDVDRRYDFEDDDDDDEDDEDDEEEDRSLDLLVRFVQNVFKKVSRRARRALRSVLPVSIPTKLVGFSVNGVLMLAFLWVLKAFLEVVCTLGSLVFVSILLIRGIWTGVAYYQDNRNQKYRNFEDDNRPWAGAQPVT; encoded by the exons ATGCCGTTATCGGCGACTCTCTCTTCCCCCTCACTCTCTTATTTCCCCCAAGCACACCACCAACAACAACTCCATCTCCCTCACAATCTCAATCCATACCTCAAACCCAAAACACTGACACTTCAATTTCAATGCCCCCAAGCCTCCAGACGATCCCCAAATTACCCTCAG GGCGGCAGTGCCGATGGTCTCGCCGACGACCCCCGCAATTGGGGCCGTTCGATCAACTCCGACGTCGATAGGCGCTACGATTTCGAAGACGACGATGACGACGACGAAGATGACGAGgacgatgaagaagaagaccGGAGTTTGGATTTGTTGGTGAGATTTGTTCAGAATGTGTTCAAAAAGGTGTCCAGGCGAGCCAGGAGGGCCCTCCGATCGGTTCTCCCCGTCTCAATTCCCACCAAGTTG GTGGGATTTTCTGTTAATGGAGTGCTAATGCTAGCATTCTTGTGGGTCTTGAAGGCATTTCTTGAG GTAGTTTGCACCCTTGGAAGTCTAGTGTTCGTAAGCATCTTACTCATCCGTGGGATCTGGACTGGAGTAGCCTATTATCAAGATAACCGCAATCAGAAGTACCGGAATTTTGAAGACGACAACCGTCCATGGGCGGGCGCACAGCCTGTAACCTGA
- the LOC114827604 gene encoding protein SHORT HYPOCOTYL IN WHITE LIGHT 1 isoform X3, which produces MPLSATLSSPSLSYFPQAHHQQQLHLPHNLNPYLKPKTLTLQFQCPQASRRSPNYPQGGSADGLADDPRNWGRSINSDVDRRYDFEDDDDDDEDDEDDEEEDRSLDLLVRFVQNVFKKVSRRARRALRSVLPVSIPTKLVVCTLGSLVFVSILLIRGIWTGVAYYQDNRNQKYRNFEDDNRPWAGAQPVT; this is translated from the exons ATGCCGTTATCGGCGACTCTCTCTTCCCCCTCACTCTCTTATTTCCCCCAAGCACACCACCAACAACAACTCCATCTCCCTCACAATCTCAATCCATACCTCAAACCCAAAACACTGACACTTCAATTTCAATGCCCCCAAGCCTCCAGACGATCCCCAAATTACCCTCAG GGCGGCAGTGCCGATGGTCTCGCCGACGACCCCCGCAATTGGGGCCGTTCGATCAACTCCGACGTCGATAGGCGCTACGATTTCGAAGACGACGATGACGACGACGAAGATGACGAGgacgatgaagaagaagaccGGAGTTTGGATTTGTTGGTGAGATTTGTTCAGAATGTGTTCAAAAAGGTGTCCAGGCGAGCCAGGAGGGCCCTCCGATCGGTTCTCCCCGTCTCAATTCCCACCAAGTTG GTAGTTTGCACCCTTGGAAGTCTAGTGTTCGTAAGCATCTTACTCATCCGTGGGATCTGGACTGGAGTAGCCTATTATCAAGATAACCGCAATCAGAAGTACCGGAATTTTGAAGACGACAACCGTCCATGGGCGGGCGCACAGCCTGTAACCTGA
- the LOC114827604 gene encoding protein SHORT HYPOCOTYL IN WHITE LIGHT 1 isoform X2, with amino-acid sequence MPLSATLSSPSLSYFPQAHHQQQLHLPHNLNPYLKPKTLTLQFQCPQASRRSPNYPQGGSADGLADDPRNWGRSINSDVDRRYDFEDDDDDDEDDEDDEEEDRSLDLLVRFVQNVFKKVSRRARRALRSVLPVSIPTKLVGFSVNGVLMLAFLWVLKAFLEFKGMKYQNSKTQAYMLPMRFFINASFRKGALFIA; translated from the exons ATGCCGTTATCGGCGACTCTCTCTTCCCCCTCACTCTCTTATTTCCCCCAAGCACACCACCAACAACAACTCCATCTCCCTCACAATCTCAATCCATACCTCAAACCCAAAACACTGACACTTCAATTTCAATGCCCCCAAGCCTCCAGACGATCCCCAAATTACCCTCAG GGCGGCAGTGCCGATGGTCTCGCCGACGACCCCCGCAATTGGGGCCGTTCGATCAACTCCGACGTCGATAGGCGCTACGATTTCGAAGACGACGATGACGACGACGAAGATGACGAGgacgatgaagaagaagaccGGAGTTTGGATTTGTTGGTGAGATTTGTTCAGAATGTGTTCAAAAAGGTGTCCAGGCGAGCCAGGAGGGCCCTCCGATCGGTTCTCCCCGTCTCAATTCCCACCAAGTTG GTGGGATTTTCTGTTAATGGAGTGCTAATGCTAGCATTCTTGTGGGTCTTGAAGGCATTTCTTGAG TTTAAGGGAATGAAGTATCAAAACTCGAAAACACAGGCGTATATGTTACCCATGAGGTTTTTCATCAACGCCAGTTTCAGAAAAGGGGCGTTGTTTATAGCATGA